A genomic window from Clostridium aceticum includes:
- a CDS encoding distal tail protein Dit has translation MIPGAFKFRNVHSTSFKIISRSVNRPILPMKRQNKIVVPGRHGTYDFGDNTYEDRSITMEIAYIGKDYNELRLRGREIAAWLSSKHYQQLIFDDELNKFYLAKLHSTVDLENFYRLGRTQAIFDCKPFAYSIDLKTVENAIVLKPHNVVINTAGTVETPPILTLENQGTNTLTNIALSIEFEIE, from the coding sequence ATGATACCAGGAGCATTTAAATTCAGAAATGTACACAGTACAAGTTTCAAAATTATATCAAGATCGGTAAATCGACCAATCCTTCCTATGAAAAGACAGAATAAAATTGTGGTACCTGGAAGGCACGGAACCTATGACTTTGGGGATAATACCTATGAAGATAGGTCAATTACAATGGAAATTGCGTATATAGGAAAGGATTACAATGAATTAAGATTAAGAGGAAGAGAGATAGCTGCTTGGCTTTCATCTAAACACTACCAACAGCTAATATTTGATGATGAACTAAATAAATTTTATCTGGCCAAATTGCATAGCACAGTTGATTTAGAAAACTTTTATAGACTTGGGAGAACCCAAGCTATTTTTGATTGTAAGCCCTTTGCTTATTCGATAGATTTGAAAACAGTAGAAAATGCAATTGTATTAAAACCACACAACGTTGTCATAAACACAGCAGGTACTGTAGAGACACCGCCAATCTTGACATTAGAAAATCAAGGTACAAACACCTTAACAAATATAGCCTTATCGATTGAGTTTGAAATAGAATAG
- a CDS encoding phage tail tape measure protein: MSYDIGPKIGIEGEKEFRQAIQQINTNVKTLGTEMLAVASAFDKGDKSTQALTAKNEVLNKQIDAQKNKINELQKGLTAAAEKYGENDRVTQGWQQAVNKATADLNNMERELSNNNKTLEEGSKKASIFEGSLSKLGTGLAAVGEVTIKSVAVMGAALVAATAAATKWVSNSVGVFAEYEDSMKQVQATMGLTGEEGEEAFNKLSDAAKEAGATTKFSATEAAGALNYLALAGYDVEKSIEALPTVLNLAAAGGLDLAYASDLVTDSMSALGLESEKLDSFVDELAKTSQKSNTSIAQLGEGILTVGGTAKILAGGTAELNTHLGILADNGIKGAEGGTALRNVILSLTAPTNKAAGALKNLGVEVGDAEGNLRPLNEVFKDLDASLAGMSDIEKTNVLNDIFNKVDLKSVNALLANSGERFDELSGYILEAEGAAQQMADTMEGGLAGSIRSLRSAYEGLQIVVGEQFAGIAQAVVGDVTGLVRDVTAILNDGFQEGDIEAIGERIAGFLVEGISKISEYLPEAIDMVASMLTSIINVLVDLLPTLVPPLLDGSIQLLQGLIDGIMSNIDPLMSMVVYLITAIIGFILQNLPLILEVGTKVLLALIDGILEMLPELLPAAIEAIIALAEGLIAALPELIARVPQIVETIAEVIVKNLPLIIDAALQIVMAVARALIENIPLITKSTIEITGSILKALLSGIANILTFAPRLFTSLVSEFRKIKWGQLGIDMITGITSGVSNAAKNLANSVVDAAKGALDGAKKFLGIRSPSTVMRDQVGKMIGAGMAEGIADSARQVDAAMAGLNSKLTADGSVSTSTNNKSNNSITEDNGDSGTTELTLNMYTTLDGEVVSKKVSKVQLKDNKITTRGLGVVTK; the protein is encoded by the coding sequence ATGTCATATGATATTGGTCCCAAAATAGGTATAGAAGGGGAAAAGGAATTTAGGCAAGCAATACAGCAGATAAATACAAATGTAAAAACTCTAGGAACCGAAATGCTTGCTGTAGCTTCAGCCTTTGATAAAGGTGATAAAAGCACACAGGCTTTAACCGCTAAAAATGAAGTGCTCAATAAGCAAATTGATGCACAAAAAAACAAAATAAATGAGCTGCAAAAAGGTTTAACTGCCGCTGCCGAAAAGTATGGAGAAAATGATAGAGTTACTCAAGGCTGGCAACAGGCAGTTAATAAAGCGACTGCTGATCTTAACAACATGGAGAGAGAACTTTCAAACAACAATAAAACCCTAGAGGAAGGGTCTAAAAAGGCAAGTATATTTGAAGGATCATTAAGCAAGCTTGGCACAGGACTAGCGGCAGTAGGAGAAGTAACCATAAAATCTGTTGCAGTCATGGGAGCAGCCCTTGTAGCAGCTACAGCGGCAGCCACCAAATGGGTAAGTAACTCTGTAGGTGTATTCGCTGAATATGAAGATAGCATGAAACAAGTCCAAGCTACTATGGGACTGACAGGAGAAGAAGGAGAAGAGGCCTTTAATAAGCTATCAGATGCAGCAAAAGAGGCAGGGGCAACAACAAAGTTTTCAGCCACAGAAGCAGCTGGAGCCCTAAATTATTTAGCCCTTGCCGGTTATGATGTAGAAAAATCCATAGAAGCGCTACCAACAGTTTTAAACCTAGCGGCTGCAGGAGGGTTAGATCTTGCTTATGCATCAGACTTAGTAACAGATAGCATGTCAGCCCTTGGACTTGAAAGTGAAAAGCTAGATAGCTTTGTAGATGAGTTGGCAAAGACTTCCCAGAAATCTAATACCAGTATAGCCCAACTAGGAGAAGGGATACTTACCGTAGGAGGTACCGCCAAAATATTAGCTGGAGGCACAGCAGAGTTAAACACTCATCTAGGAATTTTAGCTGATAATGGAATAAAAGGAGCTGAGGGGGGTACTGCCCTAAGGAATGTCATATTATCATTGACAGCCCCTACAAATAAAGCAGCCGGAGCATTAAAGAATCTAGGGGTTGAAGTAGGAGATGCAGAGGGAAATCTTAGACCTTTAAATGAAGTATTTAAAGATTTAGATGCATCTCTTGCTGGAATGAGCGACATTGAAAAGACAAATGTACTAAACGATATCTTCAACAAAGTAGATTTAAAAAGTGTTAATGCCTTACTTGCCAACTCTGGAGAAAGATTTGACGAATTAAGCGGATATATCCTGGAAGCAGAGGGAGCAGCGCAGCAGATGGCCGACACAATGGAGGGCGGGTTGGCTGGATCAATAAGAAGTCTAAGGTCTGCCTATGAAGGATTACAAATTGTCGTAGGAGAACAATTTGCTGGTATAGCTCAAGCCGTTGTGGGAGACGTAACAGGATTAGTTAGAGATGTTACAGCAATACTGAATGATGGATTTCAGGAAGGAGACATAGAAGCAATCGGCGAAAGAATTGCTGGATTTTTAGTTGAGGGAATAAGTAAGATAAGCGAATATCTCCCAGAAGCTATAGATATGGTTGCTTCAATGTTGACGAGTATAATAAATGTACTAGTAGATTTATTACCTACTCTTGTACCACCCTTGTTGGATGGGTCTATACAATTACTACAAGGGTTAATAGATGGGATTATGTCTAACATAGATCCACTTATGAGTATGGTGGTATATCTAATTACTGCCATAATAGGATTTATACTTCAAAACCTCCCCCTGATTCTAGAGGTTGGAACAAAAGTATTATTAGCTTTAATTGATGGTATTCTAGAAATGTTACCGGAATTACTACCTGCAGCAATAGAAGCTATTATTGCCTTAGCAGAAGGTTTAATTGCAGCATTACCTGAACTAATAGCAAGAGTTCCCCAAATCGTTGAAACAATAGCAGAGGTAATAGTAAAAAATCTACCATTAATCATAGATGCAGCATTACAAATTGTAATGGCAGTTGCAAGAGCACTAATTGAGAATATACCTTTAATTACTAAATCAACTATAGAAATAACAGGATCGATCTTAAAAGCATTATTAAGCGGCATAGCGAATATTCTAACCTTTGCTCCTAGGCTATTTACTTCTCTTGTAAGCGAATTTAGAAAAATAAAATGGGGACAGTTAGGAATAGATATGATTACGGGCATCACCAGTGGAGTTAGTAATGCTGCCAAAAACCTAGCCAATAGTGTAGTAGATGCCGCCAAAGGGGCCTTAGATGGTGCCAAAAAGTTTTTAGGGATAAGATCTCCATCGACTGTTATGAGGGACCAAGTTGGGAAAATGATTGGTGCTGGAATGGCTGAAGGAATAGCAGATAGTGCAAGACAAGTAGATGCAGCTATGGCAGGATTAAATAGCAAGTTAACTGCTGATGGTTCTGTAAGTACCAGTACAAATAATAAAAGCAATAATTCTATTACTGAAGATAATGGAGATAGTGGAACTACAGAGTTGACATTAAATATGTACACTACTTTAGATGGAGAAGTAGTATCTAAGAAGGTTAGCAAGGTGCAGCTAAAGGATAATAAGATAACTACTAGAGGATTGGGGGTTGTTACGAAATGA
- the gpG gene encoding phage tail assembly chaperone G, translated as MKPVFLRFTDDKGKVTKTFTVSNLKTGMMDNIFDIAERAENLQKSDVKISEVREFYKDLRGVIVAVFKGQFTYDELNENVENDELMKVFTALCSNISGEMKKN; from the coding sequence ATGAAACCAGTATTTCTAAGGTTTACAGATGATAAAGGGAAAGTAACAAAAACATTTACTGTTAGCAATCTGAAAACCGGCATGATGGATAATATTTTTGATATCGCTGAAAGAGCAGAAAATCTACAGAAGAGTGATGTGAAAATTAGTGAAGTTAGAGAATTTTATAAAGATTTAAGAGGTGTAATCGTAGCTGTTTTCAAAGGACAATTCACCTATGATGAACTTAATGAAAATGTAGAAAATGATGAGCTTATGAAGGTATTTACTGCTCTTTGCTCAAACATCAGTGGGGAAATGAAAAAAAACTAA
- a CDS encoding major tail protein, with protein MDNKYGEFVGVDNLHAAIVLEDSFENYLAETPEYLAPSAEIAGAPEINSTPTYYDNVPANTYIGEGVTTLTLTIAGIPAEKAAKYLGKKYDPISGRVYDDGQPNPPDVAISFRFNKGKSGYRYYQYLKGTFSGGTEEATTKTSNIDVKTYQMTFTAVTTTKQWQIDGEMKPLKRIFADTTDPAFNPAGWYLQVQTPDTTEAPNALELSNSNPADEETEVAIDISPALTFNNKISSYNITMINKATLDVVAVELSLNPTGKIITINPTSNLTADTEYVVIIANVKDVYGQSLSNIIIKFITAA; from the coding sequence ATGGATAACAAGTATGGAGAATTTGTAGGTGTAGATAATCTGCATGCTGCAATAGTTTTAGAAGATTCTTTTGAAAATTATTTAGCTGAAACACCGGAGTATCTTGCTCCAAGTGCTGAAATCGCAGGGGCACCTGAGATAAACAGTACTCCAACGTACTACGATAATGTACCAGCAAATACATATATAGGCGAAGGTGTCACCACCTTAACTTTGACTATAGCTGGGATACCTGCAGAAAAAGCGGCTAAATATCTTGGAAAGAAATATGATCCTATAAGTGGCAGAGTATATGATGACGGGCAGCCTAACCCACCCGATGTTGCAATATCCTTTAGATTCAATAAGGGGAAAAGCGGATATAGGTATTATCAATATCTAAAAGGTACATTCAGCGGTGGGACAGAGGAAGCAACTACAAAGACAAGTAATATAGATGTAAAAACCTATCAAATGACTTTTACAGCTGTTACTACCACAAAGCAATGGCAAATTGATGGAGAAATGAAGCCACTCAAAAGAATATTTGCCGATACAACGGATCCAGCCTTTAATCCTGCAGGGTGGTATCTACAAGTGCAAACGCCAGATACCACAGAAGCCCCAAATGCACTAGAATTATCTAATAGTAATCCAGCAGATGAAGAGACAGAAGTAGCTATTGATATAAGTCCAGCACTGACATTCAATAACAAAATAAGCAGTTACAATATAACTATGATTAATAAAGCAACACTTGACGTTGTAGCAGTAGAATTAAGCCTAAATCCTACAGGTAAAATAATTACAATAAATCCAACAAGTAATTTAACTGCAGATACAGAATATGTAGTAATCATAGCAAATGTTAAAGATGTGTATGGACAATCTTTAAGCAACATAATAATTAAATTTATAACAGCAGCTTAG
- a CDS encoding HK97-gp10 family putative phage morphogenesis protein, translating to MAKMKINAGEEYAKKLSRLGKDSTEIAKKVVMAGARPIADEIRKNLEANIRDPGYVGKGQRIVKKNYKKSSGDLIDSFGIAPPDVDRLGNTNTKIGFEGYDSKGVPNALKARAMESGTSQLKKRPFVRPAVNKMKKKAIEEMGKTLDAEMKIYAL from the coding sequence ATGGCGAAGATGAAAATTAATGCAGGTGAAGAGTATGCTAAAAAACTTTCTAGATTAGGTAAAGATTCTACAGAAATTGCAAAGAAGGTTGTAATGGCAGGGGCAAGGCCTATAGCTGATGAGATTAGAAAAAACCTTGAAGCTAATATAAGGGATCCAGGCTATGTAGGAAAAGGCCAGAGAATTGTCAAAAAGAATTATAAAAAATCATCCGGCGACTTAATTGACTCATTTGGGATAGCTCCACCAGATGTAGATAGACTAGGAAATACAAATACGAAAATAGGATTTGAAGGCTATGATAGTAAAGGAGTTCCCAATGCATTAAAAGCTAGAGCTATGGAAAGTGGAACCAGTCAGCTTAAAAAACGACCTTTCGTAAGACCTGCTGTGAATAAGATGAAAAAGAAAGCTATAGAGGAAATGGGTAAGACTTTAGATGCAGAAATGAAAATTTATGCACTTTAA
- a CDS encoding head-tail adaptor protein, giving the protein MRKQKTQTFNDGIVNIYSVGNIAEIGNKPKEDLTLKADSLRYEERTVGMGRFWTAKQSQAQIDLIIRTPQRREISTQDIAIPIDGQQYKIKQVQYPPDVHPPSMDLSLERLEAAYDIS; this is encoded by the coding sequence ATGAGGAAGCAGAAAACACAGACCTTTAATGATGGAATAGTAAACATATATTCTGTAGGTAATATAGCTGAGATTGGTAATAAGCCTAAAGAGGACCTAACACTAAAAGCAGATTCTCTAAGGTACGAAGAGAGAACTGTAGGCATGGGGAGATTTTGGACAGCAAAACAATCTCAGGCGCAAATTGATTTAATAATTAGAACTCCCCAGAGAAGAGAGATATCCACACAAGATATAGCTATTCCTATTGATGGACAGCAATATAAAATTAAGCAGGTACAATATCCTCCTGATGTGCATCCACCATCCATGGATTTATCCCTTGAAAGATTGGAGGCTGCCTATGACATTAGTTGA
- a CDS encoding phage major capsid protein: protein MPRMKKINLQLFAGMRNLDLIQAKKAEIMNKLNQAIKDGDEESFAQAFTEFTETIQEAVMEEAKGMVQTVDQNVLAGRGVRQLTSEENNYFQRVIEAMKTSNPQQALSDIDVVMPKTVIDAVFEDLTENHPLLDAISFQNTSGLIEYLVNTNGTELATWSTLTSEIVKELTSGFKKMNMGLHKLSAFLPVSKSMLDLGPAWLDRYVRIILGEAIANGLEEGIINGTGKNMPIGMNRQVGEGVTVTDGVYPLKETVEVNSLDPVSYGQLLSGMAVGPNEKSRVVRRVIMIVNPVDYLQKVMPATTIRAADGTYVNNVLPFPTDVIQSTQIDQGKAIIGLAKRYFMGIGTAKSGKIEYSDEYRFLEDERVYLVKLYGHGEPLDNTAFVYADISGLKPAAHQVFVVNAEDFPGGEPEI from the coding sequence ATGCCTAGAATGAAAAAAATTAATTTACAATTATTTGCTGGAATGAGAAATCTAGATTTAATTCAAGCCAAGAAAGCAGAAATCATGAATAAGTTAAATCAAGCTATCAAAGATGGAGACGAAGAATCCTTTGCCCAAGCCTTCACAGAGTTCACAGAAACTATTCAGGAAGCCGTGATGGAAGAGGCCAAAGGAATGGTTCAAACAGTAGATCAAAATGTTCTTGCTGGTAGAGGAGTAAGGCAGCTGACATCAGAGGAAAATAACTATTTCCAGAGAGTTATTGAGGCGATGAAAACTAGTAATCCTCAGCAAGCTCTTTCAGATATTGATGTAGTAATGCCAAAGACTGTTATCGATGCCGTGTTTGAAGATTTGACAGAAAACCATCCACTCTTAGATGCAATTAGTTTCCAAAATACAAGTGGATTAATCGAATACCTGGTAAATACAAATGGAACTGAATTGGCTACATGGAGCACCCTTACATCAGAGATCGTGAAAGAGTTAACCTCAGGATTTAAGAAAATGAATATGGGGCTACACAAGCTATCTGCATTTCTACCAGTATCTAAATCTATGCTAGATTTAGGGCCTGCATGGTTAGACAGATATGTAAGAATCATTTTAGGAGAGGCAATAGCAAATGGCTTAGAGGAAGGGATCATCAACGGTACTGGTAAAAACATGCCTATAGGAATGAATCGTCAAGTTGGAGAAGGTGTAACCGTTACAGATGGAGTGTACCCATTAAAAGAAACTGTTGAGGTAAATAGCTTAGATCCAGTGTCCTACGGACAATTGCTTTCAGGAATGGCGGTTGGACCTAATGAGAAATCAAGAGTAGTAAGAAGAGTTATTATGATTGTAAATCCGGTCGATTATCTACAAAAGGTTATGCCGGCTACAACAATAAGAGCAGCTGATGGTACATATGTAAATAATGTGCTGCCATTTCCTACGGATGTAATTCAATCAACTCAAATAGATCAAGGGAAAGCTATTATTGGATTAGCAAAAAGATATTTCATGGGTATTGGAACTGCAAAGAGCGGTAAAATCGAATACTCCGATGAGTATCGTTTCCTAGAGGATGAAAGAGTATATCTCGTGAAGCTTTATGGACATGGGGAACCTCTGGACAATACTGCCTTTGTTTATGCAGATATTTCAGGACTGAAGCCAGCTGCACATCAAGTATTTGTAGTAAATGCAGAAGATTTTCCAGGAGGGGAGCCTGAGATATAA
- a CDS encoding head maturation protease, ClpP-related, producing the protein MGKDFVINLQLFADNPPAGTPKRIWELKQAAQPNTLDMYIYGDVKGDYFDWWEWERVESETSANHFRNELAKYPDAKQINIYINSYGGSVFEGTAIYSQLRRHPAEKVVYIDGFACSVASVIAMAGDRVIMPKNTMMMIHDAMNVAVGNARQLRKAADDLDVIMEGNRQAYLEKSNGKMEEGKLIELLEAETWLTAQQCIEYGFADELLEKEADLTEAKQMLQQMNKTLEQQLNYNKAIVAQFRELGKKPVQKVLPKDPEPPKQNKPKNLMAALFR; encoded by the coding sequence GTGGGAAAAGATTTCGTAATCAATCTACAACTATTTGCTGATAATCCACCAGCGGGCACTCCTAAAAGAATTTGGGAACTTAAACAAGCAGCACAACCCAATACTCTAGATATGTATATCTACGGGGATGTTAAAGGAGATTATTTTGACTGGTGGGAATGGGAAAGAGTTGAAAGCGAAACCTCAGCAAATCATTTTAGAAATGAACTTGCCAAATACCCTGATGCAAAACAAATCAATATCTATATCAACAGCTATGGAGGTAGTGTATTTGAAGGTACAGCTATATATAGTCAGCTAAGAAGGCATCCAGCAGAGAAGGTTGTATATATAGATGGGTTCGCCTGCTCTGTGGCTTCTGTAATAGCTATGGCTGGAGATAGGGTAATCATGCCTAAAAATACTATGATGATGATACACGATGCCATGAATGTAGCAGTAGGCAATGCAAGACAATTAAGAAAAGCTGCTGATGACTTGGACGTAATCATGGAAGGGAATAGGCAAGCCTATTTAGAAAAGTCTAACGGCAAAATGGAAGAAGGAAAATTAATTGAACTGTTAGAGGCAGAGACATGGTTAACGGCACAACAGTGTATTGAGTATGGTTTTGCAGATGAGTTATTAGAAAAAGAAGCTGATTTGACAGAAGCTAAGCAGATGCTTCAGCAAATGAATAAAACATTAGAGCAACAACTAAATTATAACAAGGCTATTGTAGCTCAATTTAGAGAGTTGGGGAAAAAACCGGTTCAAAAAGTACTACCTAAAGATCCAGAACCACCAAAACAAAATAAACCTAAAAACCTAATGGCGGCATTGTTCCGCTAA
- a CDS encoding phage portal protein: MGLLTWIKSKLSSGEILDFSIDESDFFNLAAELYVRNLAFYTAVNLIANSISKCEFKTYLRKKEEKGKEYYLWNVEPNRNENSSQFIHKWISKLYENNECLIIENRGQLLVADSFSKKEYALFDNQFTQVTVGDFTFNKTFLMSDVLYFKLNNKDIRKLINAMYESYGKLITYSQKSYQKSRGNKGILDVNAVAQGKTNFKETFEKLMNERFKTFFEADSAVLPLFDGYSYTDIGSKTYSQEGTRDIKAMIDDIYDFTARAFCIPPALLRGDLADTEKAVNNYLTFCIDPLTDMLHEEINRKRSGYEGFRQGTFLKIDTKTIKHIDLLSVATSIDKLISSGAFCINDIRIAVGDEPINEPWAWQHFMTKNYSSVEELLKALEGGGEGG, from the coding sequence TTGGGATTGCTTACATGGATAAAATCAAAATTAAGTAGTGGAGAAATCCTTGACTTTTCCATAGATGAATCAGATTTTTTTAATCTAGCTGCGGAGCTTTATGTAAGGAATCTTGCATTTTATACTGCAGTAAATCTTATAGCAAATTCAATAAGTAAATGTGAATTTAAGACATATCTTCGTAAAAAAGAAGAAAAAGGTAAAGAATATTATCTTTGGAATGTTGAGCCTAATCGGAATGAAAATTCAAGTCAATTTATTCATAAATGGATAAGTAAGCTCTATGAAAACAACGAGTGTCTGATTATTGAAAATAGAGGACAGCTGCTTGTAGCTGATTCGTTTTCTAAAAAAGAATATGCATTATTTGATAATCAATTTACCCAGGTAACAGTAGGAGATTTTACATTTAATAAAACATTTCTTATGAGTGATGTATTATATTTTAAACTCAATAACAAAGACATTCGAAAGCTCATTAATGCCATGTACGAGAGTTATGGAAAGCTAATAACCTATAGCCAGAAAAGTTACCAAAAATCTAGAGGAAACAAAGGGATATTAGATGTCAATGCAGTAGCACAAGGGAAAACCAATTTCAAGGAAACCTTTGAAAAATTAATGAATGAGAGGTTTAAAACATTCTTTGAAGCAGATAGTGCTGTATTACCACTTTTCGATGGTTACTCATATACAGATATAGGGTCAAAAACATATTCTCAAGAGGGTACCAGGGATATAAAAGCCATGATTGATGATATCTATGATTTCACAGCCAGGGCTTTTTGTATTCCTCCAGCTTTACTTAGAGGAGATCTTGCTGATACAGAAAAAGCTGTCAACAACTATCTCACCTTCTGCATAGATCCATTAACCGATATGCTCCATGAAGAAATAAATAGAAAACGCTCTGGCTATGAAGGCTTTAGGCAAGGAACGTTCCTAAAAATAGACACCAAGACAATCAAGCACATAGACTTACTATCAGTAGCAACTTCAATCGATAAACTTATATCATCAGGAGCTTTCTGCATCAATGACATAAGAATTGCAGTAGGAGATGAACCAATTAATGAACCATGGGCATGGCAGCACTTTATGACAAAGAATTATTCTAGTGTAGAGGAATTACTTAAAGCACTTGAAGGAGGTGGTGAGGGTGGATAA
- a CDS encoding terminase large subunit domain-containing protein codes for MRKCNYHPYIDSYMDAIRNGLIPSSKELKLAMDYIEYKLNNSDVFIDTAKIEKAVELIERYFEMELLDWELFIIALIHCYNKSNDTVVFDEFLIVMGRGNGKNGFISAIAWYITTHYHGVKGYNVDIVANSEDQAETSFNDIYEMLERTWQKSKKFFYKTKEIIKNLKTKSYIKFNTSNARTKDGKRTACLIFDEIHEYEDYAIINVFTSGFGKRKHSRTFKISTNGHIREGVLDDELSIAADVLKGIIKDIGLVPLIYKIDKEEEAIDPKMWHKANPSLRFFPVLQKEMDKEFVTMKYKPSVEQEFYTKRMNWPKSNKEVAVTEWENIAATNKKIPDLKGRSCTVGLDYAKINDLASVNLHFREGDIRYDISHSWLCLQSADLKRLKVPWRQWADEGRLTLVDDVEIHPDLLAEYIEEQAAKYNIVGIALDNHKYAIVSNSLKKIGFDAAEYKNVKLVRPSDIMRTQPVIERCFLKQYFVWGNEPPLRWATNNTKVLASGKKQGTDTGNFYYGKIEAKSRKTDPFMALVHSMVIEDLLGDGGSAETPDVDVYTY; via the coding sequence ATGAGGAAATGTAACTATCATCCCTACATAGATTCCTACATGGATGCCATAAGAAATGGACTTATACCCTCATCAAAAGAACTAAAGTTGGCAATGGATTATATTGAATACAAGCTAAATAACTCAGATGTATTTATAGACACTGCCAAAATTGAAAAGGCTGTAGAACTAATAGAACGATATTTTGAAATGGAGCTGCTGGACTGGGAGCTTTTTATTATTGCCTTAATTCATTGCTACAACAAATCAAATGATACTGTTGTATTCGATGAATTTCTAATAGTGATGGGTAGAGGAAATGGAAAGAATGGATTTATATCTGCTATAGCATGGTACATTACTACTCATTATCATGGAGTTAAGGGTTACAATGTTGACATCGTGGCCAACAGCGAAGATCAGGCAGAGACATCCTTCAATGACATTTATGAAATGCTGGAGAGAACTTGGCAGAAATCTAAGAAATTTTTTTATAAGACTAAAGAAATCATTAAAAACCTAAAAACAAAGTCTTATATTAAATTTAACACATCAAATGCAAGGACCAAGGATGGAAAAAGAACTGCTTGTTTAATATTTGATGAAATCCACGAATATGAAGACTATGCAATTATCAATGTGTTTACAAGTGGATTTGGGAAAAGAAAACATTCTAGAACCTTTAAAATTTCAACAAATGGACATATTAGAGAAGGTGTACTGGATGATGAATTATCAATAGCGGCAGATGTGTTAAAAGGGATAATAAAAGATATAGGGTTGGTACCTTTAATCTATAAAATTGATAAAGAAGAAGAGGCCATCGATCCGAAAATGTGGCATAAAGCCAATCCATCATTAAGATTTTTCCCTGTTCTGCAGAAAGAAATGGATAAAGAATTTGTCACAATGAAATATAAACCAAGTGTAGAGCAAGAATTCTACACAAAAAGAATGAATTGGCCAAAATCAAACAAAGAAGTTGCTGTAACAGAATGGGAAAACATAGCTGCTACAAATAAAAAAATTCCTGATTTGAAAGGAAGATCCTGTACCGTTGGATTAGATTATGCTAAGATAAACGACCTTGCTTCTGTGAATCTCCATTTTAGAGAAGGAGATATAAGATATGATATAAGTCATTCATGGCTATGCTTACAATCTGCAGACTTAAAAAGATTGAAGGTGCCCTGGAGACAATGGGCTGATGAAGGGAGATTAACATTAGTCGATGATGTGGAAATCCATCCTGATCTATTAGCAGAATATATAGAGGAGCAGGCTGCAAAATACAATATAGTTGGCATAGCATTAGACAACCATAAGTATGCTATTGTTTCAAATTCTCTTAAAAAAATTGGTTTTGATGCAGCAGAATATAAAAACGTTAAGCTTGTTAGGCCTTCGGATATAATGCGAACACAACCAGTGATAGAAAGATGTTTTTTAAAACAATATTTTGTATGGGGAAATGAACCGCCCCTTAGATGGGCCACAAATAATACAAAGGTACTAGCATCAGGAAAAAAACAAGGAACCGATACCGGGAACTTTTATTACGGGAAAATAGAGGCTAAGAGCAGGAAAACAGATCCTTTCATGGCCTTAGTTCATTCAATGGTAATAGAGGACCTACTAGGTGATGGAGGTTCTGCAGAAACCCCAGATGTAGATGTATATACATACTAA
- a CDS encoding P27 family phage terminase small subunit encodes MAANAKTKKYLNSSSYAEIKQDLLDQLERTGTVGKYYTDLVNDYMDMWVTKCLLVDDIQQRGVNIKYNNGGGQSGVKKNDSIEQRIKVNAQMLKLLSELGIKPAQTGGEDDEEM; translated from the coding sequence ATGGCGGCTAATGCAAAAACAAAAAAATATTTAAACTCTAGTTCATACGCTGAAATTAAGCAAGATTTACTTGATCAGCTAGAGCGTACTGGCACAGTCGGAAAATACTACACCGATCTAGTAAATGACTACATGGATATGTGGGTTACAAAATGTTTGCTAGTGGATGATATCCAGCAACGTGGAGTAAATATAAAATACAACAACGGTGGAGGACAATCTGGAGTAAAGAAAAATGACAGCATTGAACAACGTATCAAAGTTAATGCACAGATGCTAAAACTTTTATCAGAGCTAGGCATTAAGCCTGCACAAACAGGCGGTGAGGATGATGAGGAAATGTAA